GGCTGGTCGGCGTCGATCCCCAGGCGCCGCTTCTTGTCGGCTTCGTAGTCCTGGTAATTGCCTTCAAACCATTCGACATGGCTGTCGCCTTCGAACGCCATCATGTGGGTCGCGATGCGGTCGAGGAACCAGCGGTCATGGCTGATGATCATGGCGCAGCCCGCGAACTCCTCCAGCGCGCTTTCGAGGGCACGCAGCGTGTCGACGTCCAGGTCGTTGGTCGGCTCGTCGAGCAGCAGCAGGTTGGCGCCCGACTTCAGCATCTTGGCGAGATGGACGCGGTTGCGTTCGCCACCCGACAACTGGCCGACCTTCTTCTGCTGGTCGCCGCCCTTGAAGTTGAAGGCGCCGACATAGGCGCGCGAGTTCATCGTGCGCTTGCCGAGCTCAAGCACGTCGAGGCCGCCGGAGATTTCCTCCCAGACATTCTTCTTCGGATCGAGCGCATCGCGCGATTGATCGACATAGCCGATCTGCACCGTAGGGCCGACGCGCAGCGTGCCGGCATCGGGCTTCTCCTGGCCCGTCAGCATGCGGAACAAGGTCGTCTTGCCCGCGCCGTTGGGGCCGATCACGCCGACGATACCGCCGGCGGGGAGCGTGAAATTGACGTTCTCGTACAGCAGGCGGTCGCCATAGCCCTTGGCGAGGCCCTCGGCTTCGATCACCACGCTGCCCAGGCGCTCGGCGACCGGGATGATGATCTGGTTGGTGACGACGCGCTGTTCGTTGCTCTTGGCGACCAGTTCTTCATAGGCGTTGATGCGCGCCTTGGACTTGGCCTGGCGGGCTTTGGGCGATTTCTGGATCCATTCGCGCTCGGCGGCGATGGCGCGTTCCTGCGCCGCTTCCTCCGCGCCTTCCTGGCGCAGGCGCTTTTCCTGCACGCCGAGGAAGGACGAATAGTTGCCTTCGTGCGGGATGCCCTTGCCGCGGTCGAGCTCGAGAATCCAGCCCGTGACGTTGTCGAGGAAGTAGCGGTCATGGGTGACGAGGATGATGCAGCCCTTGTAGTCCCGCAGCGTCTTCTCGAGCCACTCGACGGATTCGGCGTCGAGATGGTTGGTCGGCTCGTCGAGCAGCAGGATGTCGGGCGCATCGAGCAGCAGCTTGCACAGCGCGACGCGGCGGCGCTCGCCGCCCGACAGCTTGGAGACGTCGGCATCGGGATCGGGACAGCGCAGCGCGTCCATCGCCTGGTCGACCTGGCTGTCGAGATCCCACAGGCCCTGGGCCTCGATCTCGTCCTGCAGCCTGGCCATCTCGTCGGCGGTCTCGTCGGAATAGTTCGAGGCGAGCTCGTTGTAGCGGTCGACCAGCGCCTGCTTGGCGGCGACGCCTTCCATCACATTGCCGCGCACGTCCTTGGCGGGATCGAGCTGCGGCTCTTGCGGCAGGTAGCCCATCCGCACGCCCTTGGCGGCCCAGGCTTCGCCGGTGTAGTCCGGATCGAGGCCCGCCATGACCTTCATCAAGGTGGACTTGCCGGCGCCGTTGACGCCGACGATGCCGATCTTCGCGCCGGGATAGAAGGACAGCCAGATGTCCTTGAGGACCTGCTTGCCGCCGGGATAGGTCTTCGACAGACCCTTCATGACATAGACGAATTCCGGACCGGCCATCGGCGTTCCTTCGGGAAAAGCGGTGTTGAGATGGGCGCTTTTAGCGAAGCGATGCGGTGGCGGCAACCGGCATAGAGATCAGCCGACAAGCATGCCGCCTGACGGAACCACGTCCCCGAATACAGTGGCCGTCGGCCGGCCGGCGCGTCAGACGGACTTGTCGTCCGAATCCGAGAGGCTGCTCGCCGCCGTCGCCCCCAGCGCGGCACCCACTGCCGTGCCGATCGGGCCGGCGATCGAGCCGATCACCGCACCTACGGCCGCGCCGGCAGCCGGCGTCTTGAGCGCCTTGGGTACGGTTATCGTGCCGCGCTTTGCGGTCTTCTTCCGGGCTTTCTTCGCCACAGGTGCCTTGGCGGCAACCTTCCCGACGACCTTCTTGGCGGTCTTTTTCGCCGCCTTGCGCGCGACCTTCGCCTTGGCGACGGTCTTCTTGGCGGCGGACTTCACCGCTTTCTTGATGCGCTTGACGACGCGCTTGGCACTTTTCTTTGCTGGTTTCGCCTTCTTGGCTTTCTTGCGGACGGCCATGGCTTTGCTCCGAATGCGCCTCGGCCACCATCAGTGCGTGATTCTTCGCGATTCGCCAAGCATTGCGCGAGCGGCGCCCTGCACCGCAAGGTCTGAAAATCGACAATCCGGCGCGGCGGGCCGCACAGATCGCGGCCCGCCACCGACCCGAACGCGGCCTAGAAATCCGTGCCGACCGTGATGAAGCCCATGCGCGGCGCGATCGGGTAAGCCTGATAGCCGCCCGAGGCACCCGTCACCACCGCGGTGGAGACGCCGGTCGTATCGGTGAGGTTGGTCGCGTTCACGCTGATCTTCAGGCGGTGCAGATAGTCGTTGTTCTCCAGATCGACCACATAGCTCGCCTCGAAACCGAGCAGGAAAGTGCTCGGCACCGACATGTCGTTGAGATAGGTGACGTAGCGCTTGCCGACGAGATCGCCGCTCACCTGCGCCTCGAATGCGTCCCAATTGGCCGCGAGCACGAACTTGTTGAGCCAGCGCGGCTGCAGCGGCACCGACTTGCCGGAGATCGCCACCGGGGTCAGCACGCCACCGACCACGGTGTTGAAGTCCGAGTCATAGGTCGACTGGTTGTAGGAGATCGCGTCATAGGCGCGGAAATGCTCGCCGAAATGCAGCGTCCCTTCGAGGTCGGCGCCGTCCATCGTCACGCCGCCCACATTCACCAGGATCGCGGGATTGGGGTTGATGAAGTTGTAGGTCGCAACGTTGAACAGCCGGTTCGAGAAATTCACGTGGTAGTAGTTGAGCTGGCCCTCGATACCGGTGATCGGTCCGAAATCCACATCGCGATGCGAGCGCACGCCGATTTCGTAAGTCCAAGACGTTTCGGGATGGGCCGTCGCCTTGAAATCGTCGAAGGCCTGCTGGCTGCCCAGGCTCCACGGCGACGCGCCGTAGAAATTGCTGCCTGCGGCATAGGGCACGAACTGCCGCATGTTCTTCTGGACGTTGACGAAGACCTGCTCGTTCTCGGTCGCATCCCACGTCGCGCCGACCTGCGGCAGGAACCAGTTGTCGGAAGTGATCGAGCCGGTCGGGAAATTGACCTGCGGGCTGGTGGCGGGGAGGCCGGCGGGATTGCCCGCCTGCAGGTTCTGCTGCTGGGTCACGACGCGGTTGCTGGCCGTCTGCAGGCTCGCCTTGACGCCGGCCTGGAGCAGCAGGCTCGGAAGGATCTGCCACTGGTCCTGGAGGTGGAGCTGCAGGTCGTCGGTCTTCAGCGTCACGTAGTACTGCGTGAAGTTCGGATCGCGCGGCACGTCATAGGGCGTCAGGTCGTTGTTGTCGGCCGTGAAGGCGTACCAGCGGCGCGCGGTCGACGAGGCGTTGCGCTCGTACCAGACGCCGGCCTCGATCTGGTGATCGCCGAGCTGCCAGTTGAAGGTCGAACGCTCGCCGGCGCGGTTGATGCGGTATTCGGTGGTGCGCACCTCATAGCCGGTGCCGCCGAACACGGCGGCGATATTGTCCAGCGTTCCGGTGCTGGAGGTCGAGCCGCCCACGACGAGGCCCGGATAGTAGATGCCGAACAGGCCCGGCAGGCCCGCCTGGTTGATCGGGCCGGCGACGATGCCGCGGCCGGTGTCATGGTGGTAATAGGCCTGGTTGGACCACGTCATGTCGCTGTCGAGGGTCCAGTCGTATTGCAGATAGGCCAGCGCGTCCTCGCGCTGGGCGGCGCTGTCGTAGTTCGAGAAGTTGTTGCCCTGGGCGGCCGGCGGCGTACCGTGGGTGAGCGAGGCGACGGCAGCGGCATAGTCCGGGAACAGGAAGGGGCGGGTGTAGGGCGTGAAGGCGCCCGTGCCGCCGGCCTGGTTGCCATAGCCGGTGGCGTCTTCATTGGGCTCAACCTTGTACTGCCAGTCGGCGTAGAAGGTCAGCTTGCCGTTGCCGTCGGTGTGGACGAATTTCAAGTTCGCCTGGTCGGCCATCTGGTGGCCGTCGAAGTCCCAGGCCCGCGCGTCGTGGTGCAGATAGCTGACATAGGCGGAATTGCCGTCGCCCATGTCGCCCGTGTCGAAGCGCGCGAAGGTGCGGCTGGTATAGAAGCTGCCCAGCGTCTCGCGCAGGTTGAAGTTGCGATAGTCGAGTGGATCGGAGGAGAAGGTCTCGATCGCGCCGCCGAGATTGCTGGTCGAAGCGACGCCGAGCGAGCCGGCACCCGACGACAGCGTCACATGGTCGACGTTCTCGCTGGCCAGCGCGCGGCTCGGCGAGAGGCCGTTGTAGTTGCCGTATTGCTGGTCGCCGAGGGGCACGCCGTCCATCGTGTAGCCGAGCTGCTGGGTCGTGAAGCCGTGGACGATGAGGGATTCGTTCTGCTCGTTGTTGCCCCAGGGATCGGACGTCTCGTAGACGACGCCGGGCAGGGTCTCGATCGCCTTGAGCGGGCTGAGGCCGGGCAGGACGCGCTGCGCCTGGGCACCGCTGATCTGGACGGCGGAGTGGGTCGTCTGCTCCGCGGTCACAATGACGGTTTCCACCGTCGTCGCATCGTCGGCCAGCGCCTGCGGCGCGGCTAGGACGGCGACGGACAGCGAGGTGCCGATATAGAGCGCGCGTTTCAGCGCGCCGCGCTTCGAGAGATTCATTGTGCCCCACTCATGTACAAAGCGGCGCACGGCGCGCCGGATCGGGGCGCTGGTAAGCGGCGCAAACTACGGATGGGCTACGGTTCGATCAAGCTTTTGCAAATCGCGGCATCTCGTCTCGCGGCACTGCGAGCGCGGGGTCGCACATGCTCAAGACTTGGGCAGGAGCCGTCGAGGATGAAAATCAGAACTTGATTCTGGCGCGGCTCAGCAGCGATACGGCGTTGGCGCCGTTCTGGCCGGCATAGTTCATCTGGAACGACGCGTTGGTCTGCAGGGCCAGCGAACCATCGAGGAAAGTCGTGATGTAGCCGATCTCGACATCGGTTTCGGACGATGCGCTGGCGCCTTCGAGCATGTGGTTGCGCGCGAAGAAGGACGCGCCGGTCATGCCGGGCATGCTGACGAACTCGCTGTCGGAGCCGATTGCCGGGCGCGATACCGCGAAGCCGAGCGCGTCATTGCCGAACAGCCCGTTCTTGGCGATCGCGATGCCGTAGGAGCGGGTGCGCAGCGCATCGCCCGTCAATGCCGGCGCGACACCGGCCTTGAGGTCGAGCTGCGTGATGCCCTCGCTATAGGACGCCGTGGTCACCCAGCCATTGCCGAAGCGCAGGCGCGCCGACAGGCCCAGCGCCGTCGTGTCGGCCGCGGCGCCGGGCACCGGGACGTTGAGAATGCCGTCGCGCTCGGCCGTGCGCGACGCGGTGACGCCGAAGCTCGCCCAATTGGTGGCGTCCCAGGACAGTCCGGCGAGCGCCGAATCGGCGCTGCGCGCGGCATAGGGCATCGGCGTGCCGGCAAGACGGGCGAGCGCACCCATCGCGTCGGGCGTGTAGGCCGGCTGGCCCGGCGAGAGACTGGCGAAGCCGGCGCTGACATGCAGGTCGCGGGTCAGCGAAGCCGTGATACCGGCGAATTCGCCGCCGGCGGCCAGCGAACTGTACGGCGCGCCGACAGCCGCGGAGGACAGGAAGAGTCCGTCGAGGCCATGCGTGGCCGTGGCGCCGGCAGGCGGGACACCTGCGCTGAGGTCCACCTTGTAGCCGACCTGAAGATCGACTCCGTCGAGCAATGCCACGCTTGTCGAAGCACTCTCGAACGCGGCAGCGCCAGGCGGCCCATAGGACACGGCGGAAGGGTTCAAGGGCTGGGCGAAGTCCAATGCCACGACGGTCGGGCTGTCGGCGGCAAGCGGCACAAAGGGCTGGGCAACGGGCACGGCGCCGCATGCGGCGCCCGCGAACACGAGCGATCCCGCGACAGCGCAGATCGCGCGGCGGACCGTAACCTTCATGACACCTTCAATCCCACTCTGACCTTTCGGCCGTTGACCAACGTAACAGTGCTAACGCGCTTACTCCAGCAATCGCTGGGATTCAGCCGGCATTTCCGCCCTTTTGCGCCGGATTTGTTGCACCTTGGTTACGCTGACGCTACTTATAACAGCGCAACAAAATTGCAAAAATTAGGTACATCCGGACTGGTAATTGTTCCTCCAAAATCTCGGGATACCACTTTCGGTTCCGGTGGACCTCCCGGCCAGCACCCTCTATCTCAAATGGCATGGACGAGACACCGATCAAGGCTGCAATCCTGCCCGTCACCCCTTACCAGCAGAATTGTTCCCTGGTGTGGTGTACGCGCACCAGGCGGGCCGCGGTCATCGACCCCGGCGGTGACCTGGACCGGCTCAGGGACGCGCTCCGGGTCGAGCGGGTGACCTTGGACAAGATCCTGTTGACCCATGGGCACCTGGATCATGCGAGCGGCGCGGCCAAGCTGGCCCGAGAGTTCGGCGTACCGATCGAAGGGCCGCACCGCGACGACCAGTTCCTGCTCGACGAGCTGGGGCGCAACGCCAAGCGGCCGGGCTTCGCCGACGCCGAGAACTGCACTCCGACGCGCTGGCTAGAGGATGGCGATACGGTGACGGTTGGCGAGGCCGAGCTGGGCGTGCGGCACTGCCCCGGGCATACACCGGGGCACGTCGTGTTCTTCCATGCGGGCGCCAAGGTGGCGTTCGTCGGCGATGTGCTGTTCGCCGGGTCGGTCGGGCGGACGGATTTCCCGCGCGGCAATCACCAGCAGCTCGTCGAATCGATCACCGGGCGGCTATGGCCCCTGGGCGACGACATGCAGTTCGTGCCGGGGCACGGCCAGATGTCGACCTTCGGCTGGGAGCGGAAGACCAATCCTTATGTCTGCGACCTGGCGCTGGGGATCACGCGCGAACTGGAAGCGAACGCGCCGAGAAGGCCTTATTAGACGAATTGGCACGCGGAGGCGGCTTCGCACATGCGCGTGAACCTTTCACCGTGGCGCAGGCTTGTAGCTTTTGGGCCAACCGGCGCTGACCTTGCCGGGGAAGTTCGGCCGGCGTTTTTCGAGAAAGGCCGCGACGCCTTCCTTCACGTCGCCGCCGCCGCCGAGCTCGACGCTGAGCGGACCATCCATCGCGATCGCCCCGAAGGGCGTGGGCTGCGCCGAATACTGCCAGAGCATATGGCGCGTCAGCGCGACGGAAACCGGCGCGGTGTTTTCGACGATCTCGGCGGCGATGACGCGGGCGCGCGGCAGGAGCTGGTCCGGCGCGAGGACTTCGCTGACGAGGCCGCCCTGCTTCGCCTCGTCGGCGCCGAAGACGCGGCCCGAGAGGCACCAGCGCAAAGCCTGATCGAGGCCCACCAGACGCGGCAGGAACCAGGCGCTGCCCGCTTCGGGCACCAGGCCGCGGCGCGCGAAGACGAAGCCGAACTTCGCTTCGCTCGACGCGATGCGGACGTCCATCGGCAGCGCCAGCGTGATGCCGACGCCAACCGCCGGGCCGTTGATCGCCGCGATGGAGGGTTTGCGGCAATTGTAGATGGCTTCGATGAAGCCGACTCTCTTCCTTTGGCCCACCGCTTCGCTGCTTGAGGCCTGGTTGAACATCGCGGCGTTGCCGCTCTTTGTGTCGAAGGCGTTGGCGCCGCCCGAGATGTCGGCGCCGGCGCAGAAGCCGCGGCCCGCGCCGGTGACGATGATCACGCGCACGGCGTCGTCCGCGTCGGCGGCGCGGAACGCCTCTTCAAGCTCGATGCCCATGGTCGCGGTGTAGGCGTTGAGCTTGTCGGGACGGTTCAGCGTGATGGTCGCGATGCTGTCCGCGACGGCGTAGGTGATGTGCTCGTAGGTCATCGAAGGCCTCCCGTTTTGCCGGCAAGGTTAGACCTGTGAGCACGGGAGGGAAGCGTGACGTGGCGGCAGCAAGCGACGTTTCACCTCCCCGAATTCGGGGAGGTGAATCTAAGCGAACGCCGTACCGGTCAGCTTCTCCGACATCGCCCAGAGGCGCGCGGCGTCGGCGAGGTTCTTGGCGCGCGGCGGGACGCGGGCCTCGGCGGGGGCGCCGATGAGCTCGAACAGGCCGTCGGGGCCGTAATAACCGGCAGGCTTGGCGCGCGGCGACGTCGCGCCGAACAGCTGCGGCAGAGCGCCGGCGGCCGGCGAATGCGCCAGCACCTTGCCGAGAACGGTGCTGAGCCCGCCCATGAATCCGACGCGGCCGGGGCCGTTGGGGATGAGCTCGGTCAGCGCGTAGCCGGGGTGGGCGCCGTTGACCATCAGTTTCCAGCCCTGCGCGCCGCTGCGGCGCTGCAGCTCGAACAGGAAGAGGAGATTGGCGAGTTTGGATTGGCAATAGGCGGCCCAGGGGCTGTAGCCCTTGGCAAATTGCAGGTCGTCGAAGCGCATCTTGCCGTTGCGCGCGGCGGAGCTGCTGACGATGGTGACGCGCGGGGCGGGCGCGGCGCGCAGCAGCGGCAGAAGCTGCGCCGTCAGCGCAAAATGGCCCAGATGATTGGTGCCGAACTGCAGCTCGAAGCCGTCGGCGGTGGTCCGCCGCGCGGGCAGCGCCATGACGCCGGCATTGTTGACCAAAA
The nucleotide sequence above comes from Rhizomicrobium sp.. Encoded proteins:
- a CDS encoding enoyl-CoA hydratase-related protein, coding for MTYEHITYAVADSIATITLNRPDKLNAYTATMGIELEEAFRAADADDAVRVIIVTGAGRGFCAGADISGGANAFDTKSGNAAMFNQASSSEAVGQRKRVGFIEAIYNCRKPSIAAINGPAVGVGITLALPMDVRIASSEAKFGFVFARRGLVPEAGSAWFLPRLVGLDQALRWCLSGRVFGADEAKQGGLVSEVLAPDQLLPRARVIAAEIVENTAPVSVALTRHMLWQYSAQPTPFGAIAMDGPLSVELGGGGDVKEGVAAFLEKRRPNFPGKVSAGWPKSYKPAPR
- a CDS encoding MBL fold metallo-hydrolase, which codes for MDETPIKAAILPVTPYQQNCSLVWCTRTRRAAVIDPGGDLDRLRDALRVERVTLDKILLTHGHLDHASGAAKLAREFGVPIEGPHRDDQFLLDELGRNAKRPGFADAENCTPTRWLEDGDTVTVGEAELGVRHCPGHTPGHVVFFHAGAKVAFVGDVLFAGSVGRTDFPRGNHQQLVESITGRLWPLGDDMQFVPGHGQMSTFGWERKTNPYVCDLALGITRELEANAPRRPY
- a CDS encoding glycine zipper domain-containing protein; translated protein: MAVRKKAKKAKPAKKSAKRVVKRIKKAVKSAAKKTVAKAKVARKAAKKTAKKVVGKVAAKAPVAKKARKKTAKRGTITVPKALKTPAAGAAVGAVIGSIAGPIGTAVGAALGATAASSLSDSDDKSV
- a CDS encoding SDR family oxidoreductase; translation: MPWTAADIPDQTGKAAIVTGTGGLGYETALELARRGADVVLAGRSQAKGDESVARIRGQVPAAKIVFEDLDLASLASIAAFAQRMRARATPLDLLVNNAGVMALPARRTTADGFELQFGTNHLGHFALTAQLLPLLRAAPAPRVTIVSSSAARNGKMRFDDLQFAKGYSPWAAYCQSKLANLLFLFELQRRSGAQGWKLMVNGAHPGYALTELIPNGPGRVGFMGGLSTVLGKVLAHSPAAGALPQLFGATSPRAKPAGYYGPDGLFELIGAPAEARVPPRAKNLADAARLWAMSEKLTGTAFA
- the ettA gene encoding energy-dependent translational throttle protein EttA, which produces MAGPEFVYVMKGLSKTYPGGKQVLKDIWLSFYPGAKIGIVGVNGAGKSTLMKVMAGLDPDYTGEAWAAKGVRMGYLPQEPQLDPAKDVRGNVMEGVAAKQALVDRYNELASNYSDETADEMARLQDEIEAQGLWDLDSQVDQAMDALRCPDPDADVSKLSGGERRRVALCKLLLDAPDILLLDEPTNHLDAESVEWLEKTLRDYKGCIILVTHDRYFLDNVTGWILELDRGKGIPHEGNYSSFLGVQEKRLRQEGAEEAAQERAIAAEREWIQKSPKARQAKSKARINAYEELVAKSNEQRVVTNQIIIPVAERLGSVVIEAEGLAKGYGDRLLYENVNFTLPAGGIVGVIGPNGAGKTTLFRMLTGQEKPDAGTLRVGPTVQIGYVDQSRDALDPKKNVWEEISGGLDVLELGKRTMNSRAYVGAFNFKGGDQQKKVGQLSGGERNRVHLAKMLKSGANLLLLDEPTNDLDVDTLRALESALEEFAGCAMIISHDRWFLDRIATHMMAFEGDSHVEWFEGNYQDYEADKKRRLGIDADQPHRIKYKRFTRA
- a CDS encoding TonB-dependent receptor; this encodes MNLSKRGALKRALYIGTSLSVAVLAAPQALADDATTVETVIVTAEQTTHSAVQISGAQAQRVLPGLSPLKAIETLPGVVYETSDPWGNNEQNESLIVHGFTTQQLGYTMDGVPLGDQQYGNYNGLSPSRALASENVDHVTLSSGAGSLGVASTSNLGGAIETFSSDPLDYRNFNLRETLGSFYTSRTFARFDTGDMGDGNSAYVSYLHHDARAWDFDGHQMADQANLKFVHTDGNGKLTFYADWQYKVEPNEDATGYGNQAGGTGAFTPYTRPFLFPDYAAAVASLTHGTPPAAQGNNFSNYDSAAQREDALAYLQYDWTLDSDMTWSNQAYYHHDTGRGIVAGPINQAGLPGLFGIYYPGLVVGGSTSSTGTLDNIAAVFGGTGYEVRTTEYRINRAGERSTFNWQLGDHQIEAGVWYERNASSTARRWYAFTADNNDLTPYDVPRDPNFTQYYVTLKTDDLQLHLQDQWQILPSLLLQAGVKASLQTASNRVVTQQQNLQAGNPAGLPATSPQVNFPTGSITSDNWFLPQVGATWDATENEQVFVNVQKNMRQFVPYAAGSNFYGASPWSLGSQQAFDDFKATAHPETSWTYEIGVRSHRDVDFGPITGIEGQLNYYHVNFSNRLFNVATYNFINPNPAILVNVGGVTMDGADLEGTLHFGEHFRAYDAISYNQSTYDSDFNTVVGGVLTPVAISGKSVPLQPRWLNKFVLAANWDAFEAQVSGDLVGKRYVTYLNDMSVPSTFLLGFEASYVVDLENNDYLHRLKISVNATNLTDTTGVSTAVVTGASGGYQAYPIAPRMGFITVGTDF